The sequence below is a genomic window from Methanobrevibacter sp..
ACGAAATTGCAGAAGGTGCTATCTCTGAAGGATACGATGTAGAAATCTTCTTCTTACACGAAGATGAAAGATCTGAAATCGTAAAAAGTATTTTAACCAGTAAAGGAGTAGCTATCGGTGATCCTACCATCAACGATGTACCATACCCAAGTATTGGGGACATCATGTACTACTTAAAAGGACTCTTATTTAACAGAACTGGTATTGAAAGAAAAGCTGTTACCTTCGGTTCCATGGGTGGAAGAGGAGGAGCTCCTGCAAAACTCGCTGAAGAATTAGGTAACTGCGGATTCGATGTTGTAGACACCCAAGAAATCTACTTTGTACCAACTGCTGAAGAAGACACCGCAAGCTTTGACTTAGGTGTAAAATTAGCTAAAGCATGTAAAGAATTATAAGGTGATTTTTAATGGTTAAATACGAACACAAAATTGGAATTACCAAAGGAACCCCTGTAGAAAAATTTGTTGCAGGAAACTTTGAAGGAGAAACCAACGAAGTAGGTATCTACTTAGCAATGTCCAGACAAGCTTCCAGAGAAGGTTACGGAGAATTAGCTGAAGTATTCAAAAGATTAGCATGGGAAGAAGCTGAACACGCTGCAAGATTCTGTGAAATGAACGGAATCATCAAAGACACCCTCAAAGAAAACATCGAATGGATGATGGGTGGAGAAAAAATGGCTAACGCAGAAAAAAGAGAAGCTTCCGAAAAAGCTCAAGAAGCAGGTATCGAAACTGCTGCTGATTTCTTCAGAGAAAGTTCCAAAGACGAAGGTCGTCACTACAAAATCTTAGAAGGAATCTTAGCTAGATATTTCTAAACACGAAAGAATTTTATAATTCTTTCCCTTTTTATTTTTTTTAAAAAAAATATCGAGTTAATAGAGATTACCTCTCTTAAACTCATTCTAATCATATTATTAATCTTGTTTTATAAAAAATTAGCAATTATTGTAAATATAACAATCATTGCCATTACTGCTGATAAAGCATTGACAAACTGTTTTATTAATTTTTCCTGGAATTTATATGTCAACAATATCTCAAGCATGTGTCCACCGTCCAATGGTTTGAGTGTAGATTAAACAGTCCAATTCCAAGGTTTAAGATGAAGACCCAATTAAATAATTCAATAAGCTCAAATAAAACCCATGGTATTGGTCCTAAACTATCATTTAATAGTACGTAATGTTTAGATGCTTGAATTCCAAAGAAACCTACAGAATCGTTATTTGGATTTTCACTCAACACTACAGAATAACTGCACTGATCTGTTTGAACCGTTACATTATCTCCAGGTTTGAAAGATTTTACAATATTGACATAAGACTCTGAATCATTAATTTTTTGATTATCAATAGATTCCAAAATCATTCCATCTTTTAATATTCCATCTGAAGGAGAATCGGAAACAACTCTGTCAATAGCAATTCCATCCTCTGCAAAATAGTGTGGAATTCCTACAGATATTAAAGACACTAAAACAAGTGCAACAATAGCCAAAGTAATATTTGCAACAGAACCTGCCGCATACTCTTAATCTTGATGATTTTTTAGAACTTTTCAAACTTTCCTCATCAGGCTCAACAAATGCCCCCGGAAGAATGAAAAACAATAAAAGGCCAATTGACTTAATTGGAATCTTTTCACAGACAGATTGAATACCATGAGAAAATTCATGTATTATGACAACTGTTGCAAGTGCAATCAAACCAGAAATAAATGGAACATAAATTGAAGATCCCGGCATATCCACACCAGGAATCAAAATTGACACAGAAGGTGTATCAAAAACTGACGGTATAGTCGATATGATTGACCATGTAACAAAAATCATAGCTCCAAATGCTACAACAATACCAACATTCATGTACCATTTCCAGAATGTTGGTGAAAAATTAGAAATTTTGGATATCAGTCAACGGAGCCTTTGAGTTTTCCACATTATAATTGGAAAGTTCAACCCAACTCCATGATTTGATAATTTCTCATAAATATTGCGACCAATATCCAGATGATAACAAAAGCTATCAAATAATAAATACCATTCATTAAATGCACCTTTGGCTTACCAAAGTAATGAATCGAAGAAGACTACGTCAACTATATCTTCCTTTTGGTATCCTTCATCATTTTCGTCAATGATGATATAGCTGTTCGCCTCAACCATTGACCTAATAATACCAGAACCTCTATTCAACACATGTTTTGCATGTTCATCATCTGCAACTGCACGTATGAAATCAGTTCTTCCAAGTTGAGAAGGTATTTTAAGTTCAGATACTCTTTTTTGAATATGAAAATCAAATGACCTGCCTTGCATTTCAAATAAGTATTTTCTTGCAACCATATCAAATTGACTCATTGATGCAACAGGTTGTCCTGAAAGTGTAAACACCATTTTATCATTAACAATACCTGCACCAACAGGTTTTCCAGGTCTTACAGCAACACCATGGAATAATATTTCTCCAAGATCTTCAACTGCATCTAAAACGACATCACCTTTACTGATTGCTGTTCCACCAGTGGTGATAATTACATCATACTCTTTAGAAGCTTCCAAAATAGCTTCCCTTACTTCATCAAAAGTATCTCCAGCATGAGTAATTTCTGCAATAGCACCAGAATCCTCAACCATTGCTTTTGTAGTGAACTGATTTGAATTGATAATTTTAGCTTTATCAATTTCCTCTTTGGTAGGTTCAACTAACTCATTACCTGTGATAATAATTTTAACTCTAGGTTTTTTGAATACTTTTACTGTATCATAGCCTGCTGAAGCAATTAATCCCATTTCCTGATATCTGATGAATGTATTTTTGCTTAATACTTTCTGACCTTTTTCAATATCTTCGGATTTTGGACTTATATTTTCACCAGGAGTTACTTGGGAATAGATTGTTAAATCATCCCCTTCAGTAGTTGTGTACTCCTTCATTAAAACAGCATTAGCTCCATTAGGAATTGGAGCTCCAGTTGCTATGACAATAGCTTCGTTTTCCCCAACAGTTTTATCTGAAAAATCCCCCGCACCGATTGCATCAACTACTTTAAATTCTTTAGGAGCAGATTGGGATGCTCCAAAAGTATTTTCTGCAATTACTGCGAAACCATCCATTGCAGATTTGTCGAATGGAGGTGAATCATGAAATGCCATGATGTCTTCTGCGAGAACTCTTTTATGAGCCTCTTGTATAGAGATTTCTTCAGTTTCTGTGTATTTTTGATTATCAGCAACTAATTTAATAGCATTTTTTAAAGATTCCAATTTAGATAAAAACATGTTTAAACTCCCCCAGAGTTATCTAAGCCATGAACTGTTCAATGACACCATGATATGCATCATCTAAATCTTCAAATTTGAATTCATGACTATTGATGAATAAGGAAGTACCTTCGACTTCACCAATTACTTTTGCTTCAACGTCGATTTGTGATAATATATCATCAACTGCATCAGCTTTTACAGTCAATATGTATCTAGCATGACTTTCAGAGAACATTAATTGGATTTTATCTAATTCATCATCTTTCAATTCCACTTTAGCTCCGAGTCCTGATTTAATAACCATTTCGGATAAAGCTACTACAAGTCCACCAGCAGATACATCGTGAACTGCAGTAATGTTTTTGTCTTTATCGTTACTTATTAAATCTAAAACAGTTTTACCGTTAGCAAACTCTTCATCAATTCTG
It includes:
- a CDS encoding rubrerythrin family protein; the protein is MVKYEHKIGITKGTPVEKFVAGNFEGETNEVGIYLAMSRQASREGYGELAEVFKRLAWEEAEHAARFCEMNGIIKDTLKENIEWMMGGEKMANAEKREASEKAQEAGIETAADFFRESSKDEGRHYKILEGILARYF
- a CDS encoding molybdopterin molybdotransferase MoeA, with amino-acid sequence MFLSKLESLKNAIKLVADNQKYTETEEISIQEAHKRVLAEDIMAFHDSPPFDKSAMDGFAVIAENTFGASQSAPKEFKVVDAIGAGDFSDKTVGENEAIVIATGAPIPNGANAVLMKEYTTTEGDDLTIYSQVTPGENISPKSEDIEKGQKVLSKNTFIRYQEMGLIASAGYDTVKVFKKPRVKIIITGNELVEPTKEEIDKAKIINSNQFTTKAMVEDSGAIAEITHAGDTFDEVREAILEASKEYDVIITTGGTAISKGDVVLDAVEDLGEILFHGVAVRPGKPVGAGIVNDKMVFTLSGQPVASMSQFDMVARKYLFEMQGRSFDFHIQKRVSELKIPSQLGRTDFIRAVADDEHAKHVLNRGSGIIRSMVEANSYIIIDENDEGYQKEDIVDVVFFDSLLW